A part of Setaria viridis chromosome 8, Setaria_viridis_v4.0, whole genome shotgun sequence genomic DNA contains:
- the LOC117833660 gene encoding uncharacterized protein isoform X1, with translation MAAVAEEPQLLGSAPGVEDAGEIDGVVGEQGRPQGDGDDEILRFMDSVDGYLFLMDSLYFALRQGWLDLASARHSMGPSRVSSTLFDHKEQSAATKLQVVDHAGLKPSGNHISESKPHFALSKWCLKEECHSTYDVGEQASTEPKLRHRGSATTPEDGNPESDATTADSATDAGTSNHVQRARSKALSVFGALVSPKLRTAQISFETALELIVELANSRSNMLASFSQLKE, from the exons atggcggcggtggcggaggagccgCAGCTCCTGGGATCCGCCCCTGGGGTGGAAGACGCGGGAGAGATCGACGGCGTGGTGGGGGAGCAAGGGCGGCCGcaaggcgacggcgacgacgagatCCTGCGATTCATGGACTCAGTGGATGGTTACCTCTTCCTCATGGACTCCCTCTACTTCGCTCTTCGTCAG gGGTGGCTCGATCTGGCAAGTGCTCGCCATTCTATGGGCCCATCACGTGTTTCAAGTACACTGTTTGATCATAAAGAACAGTCTGCTGCCACTAAGCTGCAAGTTGTTGATCATGCTGGCCTGAAACCATCAG GAAATCATATTTCAGAGTCAAAACCACACTTTGCCTTATCGAAGTGGTGTTTGAAAGAAGAATGTCATTCCACCTATGATGTCGGTGAGCAAGCTAGTACTGAGCCAAAGTTGAGGCATCGAGGATCAGCTACTACCCCAG AAGATGGAAACCCTGAAAGTGATGCAACCACAGCAGATTCGGCTACTGATGCTGGCACTAGCAATCAT GTTCAAAGAGCGAGATCAAAAGCATTGTCAGTCTTTGGAGCACTGGTGTCTCCAAAACTACGAACAGCCCAAATTTCATTTGAGACAG CCCTTGAATTGATTGTAGAGCTAGCAAATTCAAGGTCGAATATGCTAGCAAGTTTCTCCCAGTTAAAAGAGTGA
- the LOC117833660 gene encoding uncharacterized protein isoform X4, with amino-acid sequence MAAVAEEPQLLGSAPGVEDAGEIDGVVGEQGRPQGDGDDEILRFMDSVDGYLFLMDSLYFALRQGWLDLASARHSMGPSRVSSTLFDHKEQSAATKLQVVDHAGLKPSESKPHFALSKWCLKEECHSTYDVGEQASTEPKLRHRGSATTPDGNPESDATTADSATDAGTSNHVQRARSKALSVFGALVSPKLRTAQISFETALELIVELANSRSNMLASFSQLKE; translated from the exons atggcggcggtggcggaggagccgCAGCTCCTGGGATCCGCCCCTGGGGTGGAAGACGCGGGAGAGATCGACGGCGTGGTGGGGGAGCAAGGGCGGCCGcaaggcgacggcgacgacgagatCCTGCGATTCATGGACTCAGTGGATGGTTACCTCTTCCTCATGGACTCCCTCTACTTCGCTCTTCGTCAG gGGTGGCTCGATCTGGCAAGTGCTCGCCATTCTATGGGCCCATCACGTGTTTCAAGTACACTGTTTGATCATAAAGAACAGTCTGCTGCCACTAAGCTGCAAGTTGTTGATCATGCTGGCCTGAAACCATCAG AGTCAAAACCACACTTTGCCTTATCGAAGTGGTGTTTGAAAGAAGAATGTCATTCCACCTATGATGTCGGTGAGCAAGCTAGTACTGAGCCAAAGTTGAGGCATCGAGGATCAGCTACTACCCCAG ATGGAAACCCTGAAAGTGATGCAACCACAGCAGATTCGGCTACTGATGCTGGCACTAGCAATCAT GTTCAAAGAGCGAGATCAAAAGCATTGTCAGTCTTTGGAGCACTGGTGTCTCCAAAACTACGAACAGCCCAAATTTCATTTGAGACAG CCCTTGAATTGATTGTAGAGCTAGCAAATTCAAGGTCGAATATGCTAGCAAGTTTCTCCCAGTTAAAAGAGTGA
- the LOC117833660 gene encoding uncharacterized protein isoform X2 — protein sequence MAAVAEEPQLLGSAPGVEDAGEIDGVVGEQGRPQGDGDDEILRFMDSVDGYLFLMDSLYFALRQGWLDLASARHSMGPSRVSSTLFDHKEQSAATKLQVVDHAGLKPSGNHISESKPHFALSKWCLKEECHSTYDVGEQASTEPKLRHRGSATTPDGNPESDATTADSATDAGTSNHVQRARSKALSVFGALVSPKLRTAQISFETALELIVELANSRSNMLASFSQLKE from the exons atggcggcggtggcggaggagccgCAGCTCCTGGGATCCGCCCCTGGGGTGGAAGACGCGGGAGAGATCGACGGCGTGGTGGGGGAGCAAGGGCGGCCGcaaggcgacggcgacgacgagatCCTGCGATTCATGGACTCAGTGGATGGTTACCTCTTCCTCATGGACTCCCTCTACTTCGCTCTTCGTCAG gGGTGGCTCGATCTGGCAAGTGCTCGCCATTCTATGGGCCCATCACGTGTTTCAAGTACACTGTTTGATCATAAAGAACAGTCTGCTGCCACTAAGCTGCAAGTTGTTGATCATGCTGGCCTGAAACCATCAG GAAATCATATTTCAGAGTCAAAACCACACTTTGCCTTATCGAAGTGGTGTTTGAAAGAAGAATGTCATTCCACCTATGATGTCGGTGAGCAAGCTAGTACTGAGCCAAAGTTGAGGCATCGAGGATCAGCTACTACCCCAG ATGGAAACCCTGAAAGTGATGCAACCACAGCAGATTCGGCTACTGATGCTGGCACTAGCAATCAT GTTCAAAGAGCGAGATCAAAAGCATTGTCAGTCTTTGGAGCACTGGTGTCTCCAAAACTACGAACAGCCCAAATTTCATTTGAGACAG CCCTTGAATTGATTGTAGAGCTAGCAAATTCAAGGTCGAATATGCTAGCAAGTTTCTCCCAGTTAAAAGAGTGA
- the LOC117833660 gene encoding uncharacterized protein isoform X3 has protein sequence MAAVAEEPQLLGSAPGVEDAGEIDGVVGEQGRPQGDGDDEILRFMDSVDGYLFLMDSLYFALRQGWLDLASARHSMGPSRVSSTLFDHKEQSAATKLQVVDHAGLKPSESKPHFALSKWCLKEECHSTYDVGEQASTEPKLRHRGSATTPEDGNPESDATTADSATDAGTSNHVQRARSKALSVFGALVSPKLRTAQISFETALELIVELANSRSNMLASFSQLKE, from the exons atggcggcggtggcggaggagccgCAGCTCCTGGGATCCGCCCCTGGGGTGGAAGACGCGGGAGAGATCGACGGCGTGGTGGGGGAGCAAGGGCGGCCGcaaggcgacggcgacgacgagatCCTGCGATTCATGGACTCAGTGGATGGTTACCTCTTCCTCATGGACTCCCTCTACTTCGCTCTTCGTCAG gGGTGGCTCGATCTGGCAAGTGCTCGCCATTCTATGGGCCCATCACGTGTTTCAAGTACACTGTTTGATCATAAAGAACAGTCTGCTGCCACTAAGCTGCAAGTTGTTGATCATGCTGGCCTGAAACCATCAG AGTCAAAACCACACTTTGCCTTATCGAAGTGGTGTTTGAAAGAAGAATGTCATTCCACCTATGATGTCGGTGAGCAAGCTAGTACTGAGCCAAAGTTGAGGCATCGAGGATCAGCTACTACCCCAG AAGATGGAAACCCTGAAAGTGATGCAACCACAGCAGATTCGGCTACTGATGCTGGCACTAGCAATCAT GTTCAAAGAGCGAGATCAAAAGCATTGTCAGTCTTTGGAGCACTGGTGTCTCCAAAACTACGAACAGCCCAAATTTCATTTGAGACAG CCCTTGAATTGATTGTAGAGCTAGCAAATTCAAGGTCGAATATGCTAGCAAGTTTCTCCCAGTTAAAAGAGTGA